A region of the Carya illinoinensis cultivar Pawnee chromosome 16, C.illinoinensisPawnee_v1, whole genome shotgun sequence genome:
ACTCTCTAATTCGatcaaacaattgaaaaagatcTCAATTAGTATTATAAGTATGCTTTCTGTTACCTCCCCATGTGAAATGTAGGGCTCAAACTTGAAATTTTGTGCTTAAATTATGTGTTTTGGGacaatcaaataacaactaTGACAAACTTATTGTCTAATTTAAACCGAAAAACattagttttgatgaaataatacAATAGTATTTCTCTTCTATTTGGGGAGTTTAGAAACCATACAGGTCTAAAAACAAATTGGTTGACAGATTTTCAGGGACAACCTTCAACTCAAGCTATCATGTTCCAAGATACAAAAAATAACCCTAACCTAATCGTGGTTGGGTTTAGAGGCACCGATCCATTCGATCCAATTGCATTAGGGATAGATGTGGACTTGTCGTGGATTGAACTTGAAGGCGTGGGAATGGCCCATAGTGGCTTTATGAAAGCCCTAGGCTTGCAGAAGGACAAAGGTTGGccaaaagaaatagagaaaagaaGTGATCCCCAACAACAATATGCTTACTATGAAATAAGAAGTAAGCTAAGAGAAATATTGCAGAAGAACGAGAGAGCTAAATTTATAGTAACAGGACACAGCTTGGGTGGGGCATTGGCAATTCTGTTTGTGACCATTCTAGCCATGCATGAGGAGGCATGGTTGTTGGATAAGTTGGAGGGAGTGTATACATTTGGGCAACCAAGGGTTGGAAACAAGCAGTTTGGGTATTACATGAAGGAAAAGTTGAAAGAGAATGATGTGAGGTATCTAAGATATGTTTACTGCAATGACATAGTGCCTAGGGTCCCTTATGACGATGACAGTATTTTCTTTGAGCACTTCTCTCCCTGCCTCTACTACAATATGTACTACAATGGGAAGGTCAGTACTACTACTCTCTCTTTCTTGATCATATAACTCTTTGAAATAGTCATATTATTCTTTGCAACTAGAAAccgaaaaatattatattcaaaattacTTTAGAATCAATTGAGTATTGTGCAGGTGCACaactaatcatatatatatatatatatatatatatatatataatatttaacaatttttttcatttaaatagtTGAGACTTTCTCACATATCATATACTGAAATATGAAAAGTTAGTAAAAGTAAATGTGCTGATGTGATAACATCTTAAACATTTAGTTTGAAAGTAATTGGGaatgtaattacaaaataaggTAGCATAATTAGGTTTTCTAGGAGATCATTgtctctttcactctctttcaagcatataaaacaataaaattttagaTGTGGAACAATAGCACTAACACACTGCATCCTTAATGTTGGAATCCAGGTTTTAGGGGAGGAGCCAAATAAGAACTACTTCTCACCATTATGGGTAATACCTAAGTACCTAAATGCAGTTTTGGAGCTGATCCGAAGTTTCATAATCCCATATATCGGAGGTTCAGACTACAAAGAAAATTGGTTGATGAAAATGTATAGAGTGCTCGGATTGATAATTCCTGGATTAGCGGAACATAGTCTTCAAGATTATGTTAACATCACCCGATTGGGATCCTTACCTATGGACCTCCAAAACTCACTTCGGCATAGAAATTCTAAAGTTGGTTTACCAAAGAAATCACAATAGCTTATGTAAAGGCTTTAGAGTTTCTTTGAGTGCAACTAACAACTCTTTTTAAGGATTTAAATTGCAAGGTCATTGTTTTTTTCCATTCAGTTTAAAGAGACAAGAAATacatttatcaaaaaatttgACTTGTAAACTACATATTTTCCTTTAGGAGCATTTAATGAATCAAGTCATGCATTATATATAGTCACCATCTCTATCGCTTGCAAGAATGATATTATAGATCATAGACGAGTCATTGTACTTATAACTCAAGAAATATAGGGCTAGGCAATGGATCACCCAAACTTCCATGCCCTACCTGCCCAATAAAATAAGCGAAAGAATTATTAATTAACTTTTCGAAAAGCATATGGGTGGCTGGGAGTATCCTACCCACCTGCCCTACaataatataaacaaaaaactCTATATGTTTTTTCTCTTACCCTCATTTTCCCCCTAGTTATGTTTAGGGCTGATCACCGACTGATTGGAGTCGGTATCGTAAccctccgactccaactccgactttgTTGAAGGCCGAATCCGACTTCGACTGCTATAGACTCTGCTTCAACTCCGACTTGTCTAGCAGAGTCGGAACGAAGTCGGAGTTTGgcttttttattagatttttttccGTAACCCATTTGACATTTTAAACTCATAATTTTAGACTTTAATCGGATTTGAGCTTCTAtgtcaactttttaaaaaaatatataatttcaattttttaatttatttaaccaaatttgttgtaaaaaaaaatcattcacacTAGGATCCTTCATCCTTAGAACCTGATACACACGTTAAAATCCTGGacactataaaataaaactatattcaaACTTGCAACAAGAAATTTTCCAACTATGAtacacattaaaaatacataaccaaaattacaaactaaaatcattcattcaaaattaaaaattaaaaataaataaccaaaattacaaactaaattcatttattcaaaattacaaattaaaaatacataaccaaaattacaaactaaaatcattaatacaaaattacaagttAAAAACAAATAACCAAATCTAGCATCCCCAtgctattttcattttaataacaataaaaaaaataacacaaagCCAACAACATATGGTCTACCATCATTTAACCCATTCAGATTCCATTATCATCTATCCTTCCAATTATCCAACCAACTCATGTCTCATCATCTATCAACAAGTTCTAATTCCATCAACAAGTTACAACTTACAACAAAAAAGCCAATACAAATTACAATGAATGTCATTCCAACTTGTGcctgaagaaaaaagaacaaaattagtgaaaaaataagataccatataaatttataaaaataaagaaaacaaaattgaaatcaGATACCATAAACAAAATTGTCAATCATCTTCACGAAGTATGCTGGCCATAGAAGTGGCTAATTCTACATTGAGATGTTAAAGTATAGTAGATTAGTATCacaaaatgtcaaaatcaacttatataacaactaaaaaaaatctctaaatacattacTTGAATCTAGCTTATAACTCTCTACATCATCAATAGCTTccgaataattttgactcaagcatataGGGGTGGACTTCAACCAGTTTTGCAAGCATACAAGAGCCTCTACAGTTCTAGAAGCCAAAGAACTCCTAAACGGATCCAGGACATGACCTCatgtgctaaatgctgactcagatgcaacggtGGTGATCGAAATGTCTAAGACATCTTTTGTCATTAGAGTAAaaactggatacttgatggagttgactttccaccaaattaaaatttcgAAACTCTCTGTAGAAATCTCAATACTCTCCAACAAACACCGTTCTAACTTACAATACATCAAGAATACTATATACTCTTTATGGAACTCTATCAAAAATTCCAATGGATCATATTCTATAACGGTACTACTACTACTTCTCATTGATACACTACCTTCATCACTCCGAGTTTTGTTAGACCTAGTTACacacccaccaccaaactctaTACATTGTTCATACAAATATTTCATATCCCTCTTGAAAACTGCAACAAATTCCTCATCCCTCTCCTCGCCCAATATTTTCTTGAACTAATATGCTTGAGTAACTAATTTGAACCATGGATCAAGAATGgcagcaataaacaacaaccggtttattttttcaatatcacacaaatatttattatactttgtcttcattctgaaAGCCATTGAACTCAAACGTTGTTTATTATTGTTGTCACAAAAACtattcaagtgtttatgaatGGCAATAAGCTCTTGGACATAAAtatttgatgtgacatataATGTACCAGAAATATGCAAAGTGGtactataaaatatttgaagaaacttcaAAAAATTTCTTATGGTCTCCCAATTATCAAGCCCAGGAGCTCCAAGACCCTTTTTCCCATGCTCATCCtcagaaaaataaactcatgaGTAAGGATCCTCATCAAGTAAAAGTTGGAAGACTTTTTAATACTTCTCAACCATGTCCAACATAAGAAAAGTTAAATTCCATCTAGTAGACACGTCAAGATTCAAAAAACTAAAACATTGAACTTTTGACctatcaacacaagacttgaaagtggcaagtctttgaggagaagacttcacatacttaATCAAATTCTAGACCCTTATACTTGACTCATCAACCtctttcaaaccttcactcaTAACAAGGTTTAAGATGTATGTCGTACACCTCATGTGAATAAAATGGTGAGCTGCAACACAATCCGTACTTCCTATTTCccttgttctcaaccaatcaatagcGAAATCGTTAAAAGTAGCATTATCCACCGtaattatgagaattttttcaatgccccaatcaagcataAACTCCTCCAACTTCCTCCCAATCGTTGTCTACTTGTGGTCACTAATTCGAACAAATGAAATGGTTTGCTTATGCAACTTCCAACTACTATCAATGAAGTGAGCGGtcacacacatgtaattaatattttagatagAAGTCCAAATGTTGGTGGTTAGGCACACTCTTTCTTTGgtggtcaaaaacattttcttcaagctatcATTCTCTCTCAAAAATAGTCTTATACAATCATGCATTACGGTGAATCGAGAAAGAATAGGAAACCTAAGATTAAGGGATTTAAAAAATTCCTGAAACCCTTCTCCCTCAACACATCTAAAGGGTAGCTCGTTCACTATCACCATCCTAGCAAGAGCAGCCTAGATTTTTTTCTCATTGTATTTAGTCATCCCTAAGGTCTTCTCTCCTTCCCCTTCTTCACTTCTTGCTTCCGAAACTAATAATGTTTGACTCTTGTCTAAATTACTCTTATGATTTTTGGGGGCAAAGTTGGATGTGTGTTTTCATAACCAAAGTGCCTTACCTTTTGGGATGACATTTTTATTGCCTATGACAATGATTACAAATAGCTACATGCTCTTCAAGATCATAATCAGGCACTCTTGTGAAGTAGGCCCATACCTCAGACCTATTCTTAAGATTTCTACTACTAGGTGGAGGGCGTGAGGTAGAACGGAAGGCACTAGGAGTGCCTATCGAAGATTTTATTGGTCTGCTAGACTCATTGACTATTAGACTGGGAGCATCAATCGGCTGTTCTGGGGCTGAGATGCTAGGACAAGATCCAGCTATGGATGTAGAAGTGTTTGTGCTTTCTATATTCATGATTTAAGAACTAGAACTGTAGAACACACTAAGAACATGCAAAACAATACAGaaaaatttatcaatatatCAATTTTGCCTTTTGGCCGACCAATAAAACAAAACTACTAGGTACATCAATTGGAATAAATCTGATAAGTGACCCTCTTTAGGACATTGAAGCTGTCttttattagaagaaataataataatgataatgataataaGAAAATAGCACAATTCCAATTCCAATTCAAACACATCAACATCCATCCATACTAAGCAACAAACGCTGCAATCCTTGAATATaattagtatatgtatatatattaattagtatatgtatatatacaattCCAATTCCTTGAAGATCAAAAGCATGCATGTAATtagtatatgtgtatatatatatatatatatatattaataagatGGGGACACCACATACAAAGAATATAATGGACTTTTTTGTGGAATTATGAAAAATGTCTGTAGGGAATGACCTACTTAATCCTACATTTGAGCAATCAGAGaacattctattatatatatatatatatatatatatatatatatattgatgcaaGTTGATCTATTTgtataaatatgtttttatgtggATTTTGGAGCTCTATTGTCAACAACTTAATGATGTGGGtaatccattttatttctctagGTTTTTGGATAGCTAAAGATTCTGTTTGGAAGTGTTCCTCTATGATTAGGTGGAAATAATTTTCAGTTGTCATTAATGGCATTAAGATCAGGTGCCAATTTCTTAGACTGGGCCTTTAACTATAATGGCATTAATATGCTACCTTTGCATGTCAAAAGggatatagaaaataataaatggtGCTTCATTTTGGATGAGGATTCAATTCTATTACAGTTAAAGGATGGTTTCTCTTCTGAAACAGAGGTACTTTATGTGGGTTCTCTTAAGGTTGAAATAGATGCTAATGAATAAGAAGAGTTTGCACAAAAACTATTGGAGGACTTCAATTATGTGCCTACTTTTCTACCCCATGACCTTTAGAAGAAGTTTTATCTTGGGTTCTGTAAACCGCAGCAGCTAATAGCTATAGGCAATCGATTCAATTGAATATCAATGATTCAATGAAtcgttagagagagagagacaaagagagacagagagagagaagagacgACGCTGTgacaggaaaagaaaaatcgCGTGGGCAAATTGGCAATACCTGGAAATGGAATCTCACTGAACGGAGAAGAGACGACGCCGAGACATGATAAGAGATCGGAGGCTGAACGTCGACCACTGGTTGGGGCTGGGCTATGGTTGAGATCGTGGGGGTTGGGGCTAGGGTTCCTGAAGAGTCGAAATTGAAGGCCTAAGAGTCAAAGTGATGAATTTGTTAATCTTAGGGTCGGTGGGTGGAATCGGTGGATTAAGCCTGGCATACATCTAAATGACGCTAGGAAATGACATTTTGAagtaaaacgacgccgtttaacCTCAAAAAAGGGCACCGTTTTACtatgatttcaatttttttgtgacCAAAACAGAGTCCAACGACGGTTAGACTCTATTTTAACCATTTTCAAccctttttttttgtaaacactaaatcaaattttaatctttgttttaatcataaatttctttatttatggtttttataatcttttttattactaaatGTAATTCTTATATTGATTATTAACAATTACTATTTAACTCATATCTAATGATATGCTATTATACTATAGTTATGTTTAAATATtcttagtatttattattacatgttattaaaatattataatatttaacttatagtaaattagtaatgtttaacttattcttattataatattatatattaattattatatattagtattacatgttattatagattgattactgtacattactattaaatattattatactttaatatttatatattagtgttatatgttattatacattgatTATTATACATTACTAGTACATGTTATACAAtagtattaaatgttattatacattaattattatatattagtattacatgttaataTGTTATTATGCATTAGTGGCTTATTGCTTAAcacattattagtattacaagTTATTATACTCTACAGATTgattactatacattactacTACATGGTATACTAGATACattagtgttacatgttattatagtataagtgtATTATTTTAGGTACATTTGTTCATACTAGTATTTAACTcactatataaggtataattatataaaatatttcaatacatataattaatttataaaaaatacatatatttttataaaaacatgtaaaatataagggccatgctaatgtataa
Encoded here:
- the LOC122298557 gene encoding triacylglycerol lipase OBL1-like; this translates as MAPAYERQFCDHFMLLKPEDGSFYGLIRFLLFSDYSETSGFLHYTETDLQGDFWRRWYIFNSLLVQKLLLLFGKPLVLVGNMLKLWLNLLSRNGGFLKLFFKFFTGGVVRPDPSSATFTSVVGCLDGRVELDKSIRQGDRKYNASLAMMASKLSYENAEFVHTIIRDHWNMENLGFYNFWNDFQGQPSTQAIMFQDTKNNPNLIVVGFRGTDPFDPIALGIDVDLSWIELEGVGMAHSGFMKALGLQKDKGWPKEIEKRSDPQQQYAYYEIRSKLREILQKNERAKFIVTGHSLGGALAILFVTILAMHEEAWLLDKLEGVYTFGQPRVGNKQFGYYMKEKLKENDVRYLRYVYCNDIVPRVPYDDDSIFFEHFSPCLYYNMYYNGKVLGEEPNKNYFSPLWVIPKYLNAVLELIRSFIIPYIGGSDYKENWLMKMYRVLGLIIPGLAEHSLQDYVNITRLGSLPMDLQNSLRHRNSKVGLPKKSQ